The proteins below come from a single Prolixibacter sp. NT017 genomic window:
- a CDS encoding PAS domain-containing sensor histidine kinase produces the protein MNLRPPGLKKRFNFFALGKTGLTLIVFLLIDIYWIFTTRDYVEASKLEPYTHHIMASMARAQSQLTAARNHYFEFYLSKDSLARDSAAEHIANFEQLLNSVRRMAKDSEQIRRLQDITVLLNDSLKKASLPDGYQPGQLNGNQLHIVIPELRYLKMLDDSIVAFHSREKEILQGRLEIFTRTFHRAMAVSILVLLTNLFLIFFFAWQVRRKILERQNANEELARRKESYKVILENIPSAVALAVPHTGEITYVNQTFRRQFGILLPNEARSILEKLRINSSAPTNGDYEEKATEHCYEIENEKRYCFLYKGIPINISGEKLILHTLLDITPRKLYEKELKKSREKLQDTLAAKDRFISILSHDIRSPLSSVIGFADLLVEETDHPYAKTIYETAQNLISLLNNVLQWSKVESGTMPFHPEEVEVHPMVEKVYSVYQSVASEKGILLSNQVEDDVKWTADPYMLETVIRNLVSNAMKFTSKDDSITISARKNYGFLEIHVKDTGAGIPPEKLSTLFSLPQNNENSRHTGNKGLGLLLCKELVKRHGGTISVESNLKKGTIFKVSLPEISKISPAAY, from the coding sequence ATGAATTTGCGTCCCCCCGGACTTAAAAAACGGTTTAATTTCTTCGCTTTAGGAAAAACCGGTCTGACATTGATCGTCTTCTTACTAATCGACATCTACTGGATATTTACCACACGCGACTACGTGGAGGCCTCGAAGCTTGAGCCTTATACACATCATATTATGGCATCCATGGCTCGCGCGCAATCGCAATTAACGGCTGCCCGGAATCATTATTTCGAATTTTACCTCTCGAAGGATTCACTCGCACGCGATTCCGCCGCCGAACACATCGCGAACTTTGAACAGCTACTGAACAGCGTCCGTCGGATGGCGAAAGATTCGGAACAGATTCGAAGGCTGCAGGATATTACTGTGCTATTAAACGATTCGCTCAAAAAAGCATCATTGCCGGATGGATACCAGCCCGGCCAGTTGAACGGAAACCAACTGCATATTGTCATTCCGGAATTGAGATACCTGAAAATGCTGGATGATAGCATCGTTGCGTTTCACAGCCGGGAAAAAGAGATCCTGCAAGGCCGTCTGGAGATTTTTACCAGAACCTTCCATCGCGCGATGGCGGTAAGTATCCTGGTTTTACTGACCAACTTATTCCTGATTTTCTTTTTTGCCTGGCAAGTCCGGAGGAAAATTCTGGAACGCCAAAATGCAAATGAGGAGTTAGCCCGCCGGAAGGAGAGTTACAAGGTCATCCTGGAGAATATACCGTCGGCAGTGGCTCTCGCAGTCCCGCACACAGGTGAGATTACCTATGTCAATCAAACGTTCCGCCGTCAATTTGGTATTTTGCTCCCCAACGAGGCCAGGTCAATACTTGAAAAATTACGCATAAACAGTTCAGCACCCACTAATGGGGACTACGAAGAGAAAGCGACGGAACATTGCTACGAAATAGAAAATGAAAAACGCTATTGCTTCCTCTATAAAGGAATACCGATAAATATATCGGGTGAAAAACTGATACTACACACTCTGCTCGATATTACACCCCGTAAGCTATATGAGAAAGAGCTTAAAAAATCCCGGGAGAAACTACAGGATACACTCGCTGCAAAAGATCGTTTTATTTCTATCCTTTCACACGACATTCGGTCTCCGCTGAGTTCGGTGATTGGTTTTGCCGACTTACTGGTCGAAGAGACCGACCATCCCTATGCAAAAACCATCTACGAAACGGCTCAAAATCTTATTTCGCTTCTGAATAATGTGCTACAGTGGTCAAAAGTAGAGTCAGGAACAATGCCATTTCACCCGGAAGAGGTTGAAGTTCACCCAATGGTAGAAAAAGTTTACTCGGTTTATCAAAGTGTCGCGAGTGAAAAAGGCATCCTTCTATCCAACCAGGTAGAAGACGATGTAAAATGGACCGCTGACCCGTATATGCTTGAAACTGTAATAAGGAACTTGGTTTCCAATGCCATGAAGTTTACCAGTAAGGATGATTCTATCACCATTTCCGCCAGGAAGAATTATGGTTTTCTGGAAATTCATGTCAAAGATACAGGAGCAGGAATACCTCCGGAAAAACTCTCTACATTGTTTTCTCTCCCCCAAAATAATGAGAATAGCCGGCACACAGGAAACAAAGGCCTGGGACTATTGCTGTGCAAGGAGCTGGTTAAACGCCATGGCGGAACTATTTCAGTGGAGAGCAATCTGAAAAAGGGTACGATTTTTAAAGTCAGCCTACCCGAAATATCAAAGATATCGCCTGCCGCTTATTAA